In a genomic window of Halobiforma lacisalsi AJ5:
- the sufB gene encoding Fe-S cluster assembly protein SufB, which produces MSSEQDHLKETDTEARFEFKKDQNAAVKSEKGLTEEIIRMISEDKDEPDWMLERRLRALKQYQNMPMPTDWPGQPDLSGLDIEEIVPYIRPDVDKREGVDDWDELPDEIQDTFDKLGIPEAEKKALSGVGAQYESEVVYQNMQEQWEEKGVVFMNMDEAVQEHPDLVKEHFMTTCVPPSDNKFAALHGAVWSGGSFVYVPEDVTVEMPVQAYFRMNSEGMGQFEHTLIIAEPGSEVHYIEGCSAPKYGTHNLHSGGVEVFVKEDAHVQYSTVQNWSKNTYNLNTKRAIVEENGTMEWVSGSMGSKATMLYPSSILKGRGATDTHITIAFAGEGQDIDTGAKVYHNAPDTSSTIESKSISKDGGRTNYRGLVHIADGAENSSTAVECDALMFDNESTSDTMPYMEIEESKVDVAHEATVGKIGDEDIFYLQSRGLDDDDAKKMIVAGFIEPITEELPIEYAVELNRLIELEMEGSLG; this is translated from the coding sequence ATGAGTTCCGAACAAGACCACCTCAAAGAAACCGACACCGAAGCGCGGTTCGAGTTCAAGAAAGACCAGAACGCCGCGGTGAAATCCGAGAAGGGGCTGACCGAGGAGATCATCCGCATGATCTCCGAGGACAAGGACGAGCCCGACTGGATGCTCGAGCGTCGTCTCCGCGCGCTCAAGCAGTACCAGAACATGCCGATGCCGACGGACTGGCCCGGCCAGCCGGACCTCTCCGGCCTCGACATCGAGGAGATCGTCCCCTACATCCGCCCGGACGTCGACAAGCGCGAAGGCGTCGACGACTGGGACGAACTGCCGGACGAGATCCAGGACACCTTCGACAAGCTGGGCATCCCGGAAGCCGAGAAGAAGGCGCTCTCGGGCGTCGGCGCGCAGTACGAGTCCGAGGTCGTCTACCAGAACATGCAGGAGCAGTGGGAGGAGAAAGGCGTCGTCTTCATGAACATGGACGAGGCCGTCCAGGAGCACCCCGACCTCGTCAAGGAGCACTTCATGACGACCTGCGTGCCGCCGAGCGACAACAAGTTCGCCGCGCTGCACGGGGCCGTCTGGTCCGGCGGCTCGTTCGTCTACGTCCCCGAGGACGTCACCGTCGAGATGCCCGTCCAGGCCTACTTCCGGATGAACTCGGAGGGGATGGGCCAGTTCGAGCACACGCTCATCATCGCCGAGCCCGGTAGCGAGGTCCACTACATCGAGGGCTGTTCCGCACCCAAGTACGGGACCCACAACCTCCACTCCGGCGGCGTCGAAGTGTTCGTCAAGGAGGACGCTCACGTCCAGTACTCGACGGTGCAGAACTGGTCGAAGAACACCTACAACCTCAACACCAAGCGCGCCATCGTCGAGGAGAACGGAACGATGGAGTGGGTCTCGGGCTCCATGGGCTCGAAGGCCACCATGCTCTACCCGAGCTCGATCCTCAAAGGTCGCGGCGCGACTGACACCCACATCACCATCGCCTTCGCGGGCGAGGGCCAGGACATCGACACCGGCGCGAAGGTCTACCACAACGCGCCCGACACGAGTTCGACCATCGAGTCCAAGTCGATCTCCAAGGACGGCGGCCGCACCAACTACCGCGGCCTCGTCCACATCGCCGACGGCGCCGAGAACTCCTCCACTGCGGTGGAGTGCGACGCGCTGATGTTCGACAACGAGTCCACCTCGGACACCATGCCGTACATGGAGATCGAGGAGTCGAAGGTCGACGTCGCCCACGAGGCGACCGTCGGCAAGATCGGCGACGAGGACATCTTCTATCTACAGTCTCGCGGACTGGACGACGACGACGCCAAGAAGATGATCGTCGCCGGCTTCATCGAGCCGATCACGGAGGAACTGCCCATCGAGTACGCGGTCGAACTCAACCGCCTCATCGAGCTCGAGATGGAGGGAAGCCTCGGATAA
- the sufD gene encoding Fe-S cluster assembly protein SufD, with the protein MSTTQVHANLTEEQVREISEELDEPEWLLERRLEALEALEELDMPDVIRTPGRDWTNLHELDFESLVDPLNAAEDKDQVGPDEAEVLPWSEAVAEHEDLIREQFGSIVDPQENYLTALSTALFSTGTVVYVPEGVDAEDVTIRTEQNSRSLFNYTLVVTEESSSVTILERQSTGEKQDEQYYSGIVEVVAGENSRVQYGSLQNLSEDAYNFTVKRGDADTYATIDWIEANLGTQLTKTEVSTELSGDSSETQIVGAFYGHNDQHFDLDTKVWHRAEHTTADLVTRGVTDDVARSVYEGVQDVGSEAWDTSSYQRENTLMLSDESEADASPKLIINNHDTEASHSATVGQIDQEDMLYMTSRGLDPRSARNMLVEGFFVPVLEEIDVDELRDDLEELVAARLRQRD; encoded by the coding sequence ATGAGCACGACGCAGGTACACGCCAATCTGACGGAGGAACAGGTACGCGAAATCAGCGAGGAACTCGACGAGCCCGAGTGGCTCCTCGAGCGACGCCTCGAGGCCCTCGAGGCCCTCGAGGAACTGGACATGCCCGACGTCATCCGGACGCCGGGCCGAGACTGGACGAACCTCCACGAACTGGACTTCGAGTCGCTCGTGGATCCGCTGAACGCGGCCGAGGACAAGGACCAGGTCGGTCCCGACGAGGCCGAGGTCCTGCCATGGTCCGAGGCAGTCGCCGAGCACGAGGACCTCATCCGGGAACAGTTCGGCTCCATCGTCGATCCCCAGGAGAACTATCTGACGGCGCTGTCGACGGCGCTTTTCAGCACCGGGACCGTCGTCTACGTCCCCGAGGGCGTCGACGCCGAGGACGTCACGATCCGCACCGAGCAGAACTCCCGCTCGCTGTTCAACTACACGCTCGTCGTCACCGAGGAGTCGTCCTCGGTCACGATCCTCGAGCGGCAGTCGACCGGCGAGAAGCAGGACGAGCAGTACTACAGCGGGATCGTCGAGGTCGTCGCCGGCGAGAACAGCCGCGTCCAGTACGGCAGCCTCCAGAACCTCTCGGAAGACGCCTACAACTTCACCGTCAAGCGCGGTGACGCCGACACCTACGCGACGATCGACTGGATCGAGGCCAACCTCGGCACGCAGCTCACGAAGACCGAGGTCTCGACGGAGCTCAGCGGCGACTCCTCCGAGACCCAGATCGTCGGGGCCTTCTACGGCCACAACGACCAGCACTTCGACCTCGACACGAAGGTCTGGCACCGCGCCGAGCACACGACGGCCGACCTCGTCACCCGCGGGGTCACCGACGACGTCGCCCGCTCGGTCTACGAGGGCGTCCAGGACGTCGGCAGCGAGGCCTGGGACACCAGCTCCTACCAGCGCGAGAACACGCTGATGCTGAGCGACGAGAGCGAGGCCGACGCCTCGCCGAAGCTGATCATCAACAACCACGACACCGAAGCGTCCCACAGCGCGACGGTCGGCCAGATCGACCAGGAGGACATGCTGTACATGACCTCCCGTGGCCTCGATCCGCGCTCCGCGCGCAACATGCTCGTCGAGGGCTTCTTCGTGCCCGTCCTCGAGGAGATCGACGTCGACGAGCTTCGTGACGACCTCGAGGAACTGGTCGCGGCTCGTCTCCGCCAGCGGGACTGA
- a CDS encoding M41 family metallopeptidase encodes MSLGQRVSSDHQLARLLQIGVVLEEVVESRAAHHLDSLSPEERADVHEEVRELLVEASEESAEHRERLEALIDDLDAETVAYEEINALVDAQYGPPEDTDGVLYDQLANEETAYKFYDDLIDAIEASDADYGLDEDRLLDTLYGIREEEKEGVEEVTEIMEHRA; translated from the coding sequence ATGAGTCTGGGACAGCGCGTCTCGAGCGACCACCAGCTCGCCCGGTTGCTCCAGATCGGGGTCGTGCTGGAGGAGGTCGTCGAGTCACGCGCCGCCCACCACCTCGATTCGCTCTCGCCGGAAGAGCGTGCGGACGTCCACGAGGAGGTGCGGGAGTTGCTCGTCGAGGCCAGCGAGGAGTCGGCCGAACACCGCGAGCGACTCGAGGCGCTGATCGACGATCTCGACGCCGAGACGGTCGCCTACGAGGAAATAAACGCCCTGGTCGATGCCCAGTACGGGCCGCCCGAGGACACGGACGGCGTCCTCTACGACCAGTTGGCCAACGAAGAGACTGCCTACAAGTTCTACGACGACCTCATCGACGCGATCGAGGCCTCCGACGCCGACTACGGCCTGGACGAGGACAGGCTTCTCGATACGTTGTACGGCATTCGGGAGGAGGAGAAAGAGGGCGTCGAAGAGGTCACCGAGATCATGGAGCACAGAGCATGA
- a CDS encoding metal-dependent transcriptional regulator, protein MNTADQYLKAIYLAQRIEDGPASTGTLADLLEVSPASVNEMIGKLEDRDLVDHEKYKGASLTDEGLERAHDALQTYCIIERFLANVLEVEEFREEARALESVIDDTVAERLDTIIDRPEECPDCFDPEKDCCERLEAELSGCAD, encoded by the coding sequence ATGAACACCGCAGACCAGTACCTCAAGGCCATCTACCTCGCCCAGCGAATCGAAGACGGCCCCGCGTCGACCGGCACGCTCGCCGACCTGCTCGAGGTGAGTCCGGCAAGCGTCAACGAAATGATCGGGAAACTCGAGGACCGCGACCTCGTCGACCACGAGAAGTACAAGGGCGCCAGCCTGACCGACGAGGGACTCGAGCGCGCTCACGACGCCCTCCAGACGTACTGTATCATCGAGCGGTTCCTCGCGAACGTCCTCGAGGTCGAGGAGTTTCGGGAGGAGGCCCGCGCGCTGGAGAGCGTCATCGACGATACGGTCGCGGAGCGGCTTGATACGATCATCGACCGCCCGGAGGAGTGTCCCGACTGTTTCGACCCCGAGAAGGACTGCTGTGAGCGACTCGAGGCCGAGTTGAGCGGTTGCGCTGACTGA
- a CDS encoding midas domain-containing protein: protein MSGTGPGTDADSPTSSAYLIAVVCLVGASMAAVTWLLVPELTVDEGPEAEVTEPPEFEETNDLPTEPSSGDGYGSGSTAGQVDEDDGTETETTNLAANSASETDSSDEDDGDANPADRSDAPPGGGLESAPDERGSDAQAAVGSEGEVSVPPNEPGPLDDEPPVDDGSADGAGQPSDSGESDNDGPSTDDDQRRNSGPADDPGPPIDAGPPEDGGPADDAGPPDNAGPPDSAGPPDDAGPSNDGGPPGRTGQ from the coding sequence ATGTCCGGCACCGGACCCGGTACCGACGCCGACTCGCCGACCTCGAGCGCGTACCTGATCGCAGTCGTCTGTCTCGTCGGGGCATCGATGGCCGCCGTGACGTGGCTACTGGTCCCCGAACTGACCGTCGACGAGGGCCCCGAAGCGGAGGTGACGGAGCCGCCCGAGTTCGAGGAGACGAACGACCTACCGACCGAACCCTCGAGCGGGGACGGTTACGGTTCCGGGAGCACAGCAGGCCAGGTCGACGAGGACGACGGGACGGAGACCGAAACGACGAATTTGGCCGCGAATAGCGCGTCGGAGACGGATTCCAGCGACGAGGACGATGGCGACGCAAACCCGGCCGATCGATCCGACGCCCCGCCGGGCGGAGGACTGGAGTCGGCACCCGACGAGCGAGGGTCGGATGCACAGGCGGCCGTCGGATCGGAGGGCGAGGTATCCGTCCCGCCGAACGAGCCCGGGCCGCTCGACGACGAACCGCCGGTCGACGACGGGTCCGCCGATGGTGCGGGACAGCCGAGCGATTCGGGGGAGTCAGACAACGATGGTCCCTCTACTGACGATGATCAACGGAGGAATTCGGGGCCGGCGGACGATCCTGGCCCACCGATTGACGCCGGACCGCCGGAGGATGGTGGACCGGCGGATGACGCCGGACCACCCGATAACGCTGGCCCCCCTGATAGCGCCGGACCACCCGATGACGCCGGACCGTCAAACGACGGAGGGCCGCCGGGACGAACCGGCCAATAG
- a CDS encoding phospholipase D-like domain-containing protein: MVRDPTPAVPTIVLAVAITCIVALGGGISVAASAPATDGVVGCPHEETVLEPGGTEPEPEPKPEPVSEPQIIELYPNPTTHGNVGEYVLLETPPDTPVGNWTLTDGYRTASFPNETVSGRVAASVDPDATEPLTDVPIVELEGAVRLAVDGDDLELRTEADGGTERLDAVSYDRAPTGDRWYRADTEATADAATPASGYWWPRDATCRPVVTGDADEATAFVLPDSPGIPLETIRSADERLLLAGYTVTSEAVADELIAAAERGVDVAVLLESGPVGGTPKDTAPVLERLENAGVDVRAIGGEGARYRYHHPKYAVADDRLLVTTENWKQSGVGGESNRGWGIVLEDETLAAELATVFETDFEGRDTRSGAEFRRETSFVADDGPPPREFPAVHDPTAVELESAELLIAPDNVERRLVELIDGADDELLVVQGSIDPDARVLEAAVDAARRGVDVRILLDSTWYREDENAALATELERIAGNEALPLEVRLVEDTDRFEKIHAKGVVIDREVAVVGSANWNDNAFRNNREVLVAAHGTEVAEFYAAVFEDDWSGDGGWTLPLEFGATAVLVLVAAALVGRRYLRFGDEQPPGA, encoded by the coding sequence ATGGTTCGGGACCCGACCCCAGCTGTCCCCACGATCGTCCTCGCGGTCGCAATCACGTGTATCGTCGCTCTCGGAGGCGGGATCTCCGTCGCGGCGTCCGCTCCCGCGACCGACGGGGTCGTCGGCTGCCCCCACGAAGAAACCGTTCTCGAGCCGGGCGGAACCGAGCCCGAACCCGAACCCAAACCCGAACCCGTCTCGGAGCCACAGATTATCGAACTCTACCCCAACCCGACGACCCACGGAAACGTCGGCGAATACGTGCTCCTCGAGACGCCCCCCGACACGCCCGTCGGGAACTGGACGCTCACGGACGGCTACCGGACCGCGTCGTTCCCGAACGAAACCGTTTCGGGCAGGGTTGCGGCCAGCGTCGATCCCGACGCCACGGAACCGCTGACCGACGTCCCGATCGTCGAACTCGAGGGTGCGGTCAGACTCGCCGTCGACGGCGACGACCTCGAACTCCGGACCGAGGCCGACGGGGGAACCGAACGCCTCGACGCGGTGAGCTACGACCGGGCACCGACGGGGGACCGGTGGTACCGGGCGGACACCGAAGCCACTGCGGACGCCGCCACTCCCGCCAGCGGCTACTGGTGGCCCCGTGACGCGACGTGTCGCCCCGTCGTGACCGGCGACGCGGACGAAGCTACCGCGTTCGTCCTCCCCGACTCACCCGGAATTCCGCTCGAGACGATCCGGAGCGCCGACGAACGCCTCCTGCTGGCCGGCTACACTGTCACCTCCGAGGCGGTCGCGGACGAACTGATCGCGGCCGCCGAGCGGGGCGTCGACGTCGCCGTGCTCCTCGAGTCCGGTCCGGTCGGCGGCACACCGAAAGACACCGCACCGGTCCTCGAGCGCCTCGAGAACGCCGGCGTCGACGTGCGGGCAATCGGCGGCGAGGGCGCGCGATACCGGTACCACCACCCGAAGTACGCGGTCGCGGACGACCGACTCCTCGTCACCACCGAGAACTGGAAACAGTCCGGGGTCGGCGGCGAGTCGAACCGCGGCTGGGGGATCGTCCTCGAAGACGAAACCCTCGCCGCGGAGCTCGCGACGGTGTTCGAAACCGACTTCGAGGGACGGGACACCCGGAGTGGAGCCGAGTTCCGCCGCGAGACGTCGTTCGTCGCCGACGACGGGCCGCCGCCACGGGAGTTCCCCGCAGTCCACGATCCGACAGCGGTCGAACTCGAGTCGGCCGAACTGCTGATCGCGCCCGACAACGTCGAGCGACGGCTGGTCGAACTCATCGACGGGGCCGACGACGAACTCCTCGTCGTCCAGGGCAGCATCGACCCCGACGCGCGGGTACTCGAGGCGGCCGTCGACGCGGCCCGTCGCGGCGTCGACGTCCGGATCCTGCTCGACTCGACGTGGTACCGGGAGGACGAAAACGCCGCGCTCGCGACGGAACTGGAGCGGATCGCCGGAAACGAAGCGCTACCGCTCGAGGTACGACTCGTCGAGGACACCGATCGGTTCGAAAAGATCCACGCCAAGGGAGTGGTGATCGACCGCGAGGTCGCGGTCGTCGGCAGCGCCAACTGGAACGACAACGCCTTCCGGAACAACCGCGAGGTGCTCGTCGCCGCCCACGGGACCGAGGTCGCCGAGTTCTACGCCGCGGTCTTCGAGGACGACTGGAGCGGCGACGGCGGGTGGACACTTCCGCTCGAGTTCGGCGCGACTGCCGTTCTCGTCCTCGTCGCCGCAGCACTCGTCGGCCGCCGGTACCTGCGGTTTGGGGACGAGCAACCGCCCGGTGCGTGA
- a CDS encoding sensor histidine kinase, with product MAPDLDRAHLEAFFNRSPDAIVIVRENGEISHANDRVEDLFGYAPEELVGEPVERLIPEEDREDHPPLREAYMSDPETRSMGAGLDLRGRRTDGSTVPVDISLSSIETEAGSDRLVMASIRDISRRETLERKYRAVFEVAPDAMFIADAETGELLEVNRRAADLIGAPKDDLVGRHQTELHPPDERDRYRELFETATESDEPVQLRSCEEDDELHIVTDDDERIPVEISARVLESRVESEGSIVIGAFRNIAPQKEYEQKLHHQIDRLERFAHLLSHDLRNPLSVASGYLEQARETGDPDYLDRVEAEHERIEDIVDDVLTMVRHGYEVESVDPLDVESVVTECWNRAGADVDLEIESEGLVYADPDRVRNLFENLFRNAAEHAGTDATVRIGLLEDGDGFYVEDNGPGIPPADRDDVFEPGWTTAADGTGLGLNIVSEVARAHDWTVEIEDGRDGGARFVFTGVRTAVADGSFEGDV from the coding sequence ATGGCACCGGATCTCGACAGAGCTCACCTCGAAGCGTTCTTCAACCGCTCACCCGACGCGATCGTCATCGTCCGGGAGAACGGCGAGATCAGCCACGCGAACGATCGCGTCGAAGACCTCTTCGGGTACGCTCCCGAGGAACTGGTGGGCGAACCTGTCGAGCGACTCATCCCCGAGGAGGACCGCGAGGATCACCCTCCCTTGCGCGAGGCTTACATGTCGGACCCGGAAACGCGCTCGATGGGGGCCGGCCTCGATCTGCGCGGGAGGCGAACGGACGGGTCGACCGTCCCGGTCGACATCAGTCTGAGTTCGATCGAAACCGAAGCAGGCTCGGATCGCCTGGTCATGGCGTCGATCCGCGACATCAGCCGGCGCGAAACCCTCGAGCGAAAGTACCGGGCGGTCTTCGAGGTCGCCCCGGACGCCATGTTCATCGCCGACGCCGAAACCGGCGAACTGCTCGAGGTCAACCGGCGCGCGGCCGATCTGATCGGCGCTCCCAAAGACGATCTCGTGGGGCGACACCAGACGGAGTTGCACCCGCCGGACGAGCGCGACCGATACCGGGAACTGTTCGAGACTGCCACGGAGTCGGACGAACCGGTCCAGTTGCGCTCGTGTGAGGAAGACGACGAACTCCACATCGTCACCGACGACGACGAGCGCATCCCCGTCGAAATCAGCGCCCGGGTGCTCGAGTCCCGGGTCGAAAGTGAGGGGTCGATCGTCATCGGCGCCTTCCGGAACATCGCGCCCCAGAAAGAGTACGAGCAAAAGCTCCACCATCAGATCGATCGACTGGAACGGTTCGCACACCTCCTTTCCCACGACCTCCGGAACCCCCTGTCGGTCGCCAGCGGCTACCTCGAGCAGGCCCGCGAGACCGGCGATCCCGACTACCTCGATCGAGTCGAAGCCGAACACGAGCGCATCGAGGACATCGTCGACGACGTGCTGACGATGGTCCGGCACGGCTACGAGGTCGAGTCCGTCGATCCCCTCGACGTCGAGTCGGTCGTCACGGAGTGTTGGAACCGAGCAGGAGCCGACGTCGACCTCGAGATCGAGTCCGAGGGGCTCGTCTACGCCGACCCGGACCGGGTCAGGAACCTCTTCGAGAACCTCTTTCGCAACGCTGCCGAGCACGCCGGAACGGATGCGACCGTCAGAATCGGCCTGCTCGAGGACGGCGACGGCTTCTACGTGGAGGACAACGGTCCGGGTATCCCGCCGGCGGACCGCGACGACGTGTTCGAACCGGGCTGGACGACCGCCGCCGACGGCACGGGACTCGGCCTGAATATCGTCTCCGAGGTCGCTCGCGCCCACGACTGGACGGTCGAGATCGAAGACGGCCGCGACGGCGGCGCACGGTTCGTCTTTACCGGTGTCAGGACCGCCGTCGCGGACGGGTCTTTCGAGGGCGACGTCTGA
- a CDS encoding HEAT repeat domain-containing protein has product MSEDEGNDDENGTESVDRDRDRDLEAIRDRLERFESDLEDLEADLEAAETEDDLDVVEADLDAFREELEDVEIPDPPETEEEDEDEDEDDEPAPEEELQDRYDDIESDLGDLEDDLEDQRGPYAEDVVGEIDGVSGTITGTRWTVEGDEELIEATDAFLAELNDLLGSSVSLPEDLEPASGAELGEKGDEEKTVPDDLAATLEDATDAVEDADLDPDEDAETIAGLLEATDDYESAVDDATEWTDLEVREQLRREGFYDVLDHVKDFPPEWHALKVHEKRGNVDQILLAYDSLGSEFMEEHCLEALERMGPEEAIEPMVQKAGRRDQAAIRILGKIGVADDQVVDALVDYVDSNPDLQKPAFRALGEIGAEEAVQPLAEQLVAENPDVRSWAARALGLIGDTRAIEPLADVLEDDEADRVRASAAWALNRIGTKDAVEIVAEYEDDRAYLVQVEAESVDLSEEPAA; this is encoded by the coding sequence ATGAGCGAAGACGAGGGGAACGATGACGAGAACGGGACCGAGTCGGTCGACCGCGACCGCGACCGCGACCTCGAGGCGATCCGGGACCGCCTCGAGCGCTTCGAGAGCGACCTCGAGGACCTCGAGGCCGACCTCGAGGCCGCCGAGACCGAGGACGATCTGGACGTCGTCGAGGCCGACCTCGACGCGTTCCGCGAGGAACTCGAGGACGTCGAGATTCCCGACCCGCCGGAAACCGAAGAGGAAGACGAAGACGAGGACGAGGACGACGAACCCGCACCCGAGGAGGAACTGCAGGACCGCTACGACGACATCGAGAGCGACCTGGGCGACCTCGAGGACGACCTCGAGGACCAGCGCGGGCCCTACGCCGAGGACGTCGTCGGCGAGATCGACGGCGTCAGCGGGACGATCACGGGCACCCGCTGGACGGTCGAGGGCGACGAGGAACTGATCGAGGCGACCGACGCCTTCCTCGCCGAACTGAACGACCTGCTGGGCAGTTCGGTGTCGCTCCCCGAGGACCTAGAGCCCGCAAGCGGCGCGGAACTCGGGGAGAAGGGCGACGAGGAGAAGACCGTCCCCGACGACCTCGCTGCGACCCTCGAGGACGCCACGGACGCCGTCGAGGACGCCGACCTCGATCCGGACGAGGACGCCGAGACGATCGCCGGCCTGCTCGAGGCGACCGACGACTACGAGAGCGCGGTCGACGACGCGACCGAGTGGACCGACCTCGAGGTCCGCGAACAGCTCCGCCGCGAGGGGTTCTACGACGTCCTCGATCACGTCAAGGACTTCCCGCCGGAGTGGCACGCGCTCAAGGTCCACGAGAAACGCGGCAACGTCGACCAGATCCTGCTGGCCTACGACTCGCTGGGCTCCGAATTCATGGAGGAACACTGCCTCGAGGCTCTCGAGCGCATGGGCCCCGAGGAGGCGATCGAGCCGATGGTCCAGAAGGCCGGCCGCCGCGACCAGGCCGCGATCCGCATTCTCGGCAAGATCGGCGTCGCCGACGACCAGGTCGTCGATGCTCTGGTCGACTACGTCGACTCCAACCCCGACCTCCAGAAGCCGGCGTTCCGCGCGCTCGGTGAAATCGGTGCGGAGGAGGCCGTCCAGCCGCTGGCCGAACAGTTGGTCGCGGAGAACCCCGACGTTCGAAGCTGGGCCGCCCGCGCGCTCGGTCTGATCGGCGACACCCGCGCCATCGAGCCGCTAGCGGACGTCCTCGAGGACGACGAAGCGGACCGCGTCCGCGCCAGCGCGGCCTGGGCGCTCAACCGAATCGGTACGAAAGACGCCGTAGAGATCGTCGCCGAGTACGAGGACGACCGGGCGTACCTCGTCCAGGTCGAAGCCGAGAGCGTCGACCTCTCGGAGGAGCCCGCGGCCTGA
- a CDS encoding protein sorting system archaetidylserine synthase (This PssA-like phosphatidyltransferase, along with a PssD-like decarboxylase, is required in Haloarchaea for the archaeosortase ArtA to replace the PGF-CTERM sorting signal with a C-terminal lipid anchor.) produces the protein MLPRFVGRLGVADGVTVANAALGFVATVIAFVDIDLAARLILLAAVADGLDGILARRYGGTEAGPYLDSLADVASFAVAPAVLAFVVVTDGFGIGFDGGVTLELALVTAVCALFVATAVTRLGMYTAYDTAANYTEGIQTTLAATILGAAILARVADAWLVLAITGAFCYLMVSRITYPDLLARDAGIMGVVHVLAVVVPEFADRSFPFALLLLGLAYMTLSPWFYWRTDPRPAELDAHGNA, from the coding sequence ATGCTCCCGCGGTTCGTCGGCCGGTTGGGCGTCGCCGACGGGGTGACGGTCGCCAACGCCGCCCTGGGGTTCGTCGCGACCGTCATCGCCTTCGTCGACATCGATCTCGCGGCCCGGTTGATCCTGCTCGCTGCGGTCGCCGACGGGCTGGACGGCATTCTCGCGCGGCGCTACGGCGGCACCGAGGCCGGCCCCTATCTCGACTCGCTGGCCGACGTCGCCTCCTTCGCGGTCGCGCCCGCCGTCCTCGCGTTCGTCGTGGTGACCGACGGGTTCGGCATCGGCTTCGACGGCGGGGTCACCCTCGAGTTGGCGCTCGTAACCGCCGTCTGTGCGCTGTTCGTCGCGACGGCGGTCACCCGCCTGGGGATGTACACCGCCTACGACACGGCGGCCAACTACACGGAGGGGATCCAGACCACGCTGGCGGCGACGATCCTCGGGGCCGCCATCCTCGCGCGGGTCGCCGACGCCTGGCTCGTCCTCGCGATCACGGGCGCGTTCTGTTACCTGATGGTCTCGCGGATCACCTACCCGGATCTGCTGGCCCGCGACGCGGGGATCATGGGCGTCGTCCACGTCCTGGCCGTGGTCGTCCCCGAGTTCGCGGACCGGTCGTTCCCTTTCGCGTTGCTCCTGCTGGGACTTGCCTACATGACGCTGAGCCCCTGGTTCTACTGGCGTACCGATCCGCGCCCCGCCGAACTCGACGCGCATGGAAACGCTTAG
- a CDS encoding cupredoxin domain-containing protein, translated as MNRRVYLAAVGTAATSGLAGCTSALGILEDEGCDGEACDIGMTRNAFVPEEYEVRVGDTVVWKNTSGADHTVTAREGTLPDGAEYFSTGDFEDEDAAYDAWFDDRGGRLGTRQTFEHTFTVPGEYTYVCIPHERAGMVGTIVVTDD; from the coding sequence ATGAACCGGCGCGTCTATCTCGCGGCCGTCGGCACCGCCGCCACGAGCGGGCTGGCGGGGTGTACGTCCGCTCTCGGAATCCTCGAGGACGAGGGCTGTGATGGAGAGGCGTGTGACATCGGGATGACCAGGAACGCGTTCGTCCCCGAGGAGTACGAGGTACGCGTCGGCGACACCGTCGTCTGGAAGAACACGAGCGGTGCCGATCACACGGTCACGGCGCGTGAGGGGACGCTCCCGGACGGGGCCGAGTACTTCTCGACGGGCGATTTCGAGGACGAAGACGCCGCCTACGACGCGTGGTTCGACGACCGCGGTGGACGGCTCGGGACCCGCCAGACGTTCGAGCACACGTTTACGGTGCCGGGCGAGTACACGTACGTCTGTATTCCGCACGAACGCGCCGGAATGGTCGGGACGATCGTCGTGACCGACGACTGA